In Ailuropoda melanoleuca isolate Jingjing chromosome X, ASM200744v2, whole genome shotgun sequence, a single genomic region encodes these proteins:
- the LOC100480487 gene encoding sperm acrosome-associated protein 5: MQTWVTVAVTLATLMVAIMDAKIYERCELAMKLERAGLNGFKGYSIGDWLCMAHYESGFDTSLVDHNPDGSSEYGIFQLSSAWWCNNGVTPTQNLCHMECRDLLNHHILDDILCARQVVSSENGMTAWDSWTRHCSGHDLSEWLKGCNMHAKPDAKKINNS; the protein is encoded by the exons ATGCAGACCTGGGTCACTGTGGCGGTGACCCTGGCCACACTGATGGTCGCCATCATGGATGCAAAGATCTACGAACGCTGTGAACTGGCAATGAAGCTGGAAAGAGCGGGCCTCAATGGCTTCAAGGGCTACAGCATTGGAGACT GGCTCTGCATGGCACACTATGAGAGTGGCTTTGACACCTCCCTCGTGGACCACAATCCCGACGGCAGCAGTGAATACGGCATTTTCCAGCTGAGCTCCGCCTGGTGGTGTAACAATGGTGTTACACCCACCCAAAACCTCTGTCACATGGAGTGTCGAG acCTGCTCAACCACCATATTCTGGATGATATCTTGTGTGCCAGGCAGGTGGTGTCCTCAGAGAATGGTATGACTGCTTG GGATTCATGGACCCGGCACTGTTCTGGCCACGATTTATCTGAATGGCTCAAGGGATGTAATATGCATGCCAAACCTGATgccaagaaaattaataattcatgA